gactgaTCATGAAAGCCTCTTTCTATGTGTGAAGGTTACAAACTGCCAGTAGAGAATGGCAAAACCTATCTGCTACGACTAATCAATGCTGCACTTAATGAAGAGCTCTTTTTCAAAGTCGCCGGCCATCTTTTCACGGTGGTCGAAGNAACTTTCTTGCAGAAAATTTGGAATACTATTGACTTGTTATACGTCATAAAAAATTCACATAAAAAATGAGATGTGTGACTAAATTAATATTGCAACGTGATCTTGAGTTTAAAGCTCATAAAACGTAATACTACTATCACTAGACGCTAGTGGTTCATTACAATATTGCTTATTTGTTAATTTGGCATAACTAATTTATAACGCTCATCATAATTGTAGGTGAATGGTGGAAATCGGATACTGAAGATATCATTAACGAGGCGCTTAAGTCTGGATTAGCCCCTAATGTCTCAGACGCTCACATGATCAACGGACACCCAGGTCCCGTTAAAAGTTGTCCATCTCAAGGTAATCTCCTAATTTCCAACAAATatgatgccaaaaaaaaaaatgactgaTCATGAAAGCCTCTTTCTATGTGCGAAGGTTACAAACTGTCAGTGGAGAATGGCAAAACCTATTTGCTACGACTAATCAATGCTGCACTTAATGAAGAGCTCTTTTTCAAAGTCGCTGGCCATCTTTTCACGGTGGTCGAAGTCGACGCGGTCTACGTTAAACCGTTCAAGATCGACACCGTTCTCATAGCCCCCGGTCAAACCACCAACGTCCTCCTAACCGCCTCAAAATCCGCCGGCAAATACCTTGTAACCGCTTCCCCTTTCATGGACGCCCCAATCGCGGTGGACAACGTAACAGCCACCGCAACTGTTCATTACTCTGGAACACTCTCGTCCTCTCCAACAGTCCGCACACTCCCTCCACCGCAAAACGCTACTTCGATCGCCAACAACTTTACAAACTCTCTTCGTAGTCTCAACTCCAAGAAATACCCTGCCCTCGTGCCAACCACCATCGACCACCACCTCTTATTCACCGTCGGTCTTGGGCTAAACGCATGCCCTACTTGCAAGGCCGGAAACGGAAGCCGTGTCGTGGCCAGCATCAACAACGTAACCTTCGTCATGCCCAAAACTGCTCTGCTCTCGGCTCATTACTTCAACAAAAGTGGAGTGTTCACGACGGATTTTCCCAAAAACCCACCGCACGTTTTCAACTACAGCGGAGGATCAGTCACGAACATGGCCACCGAAACAGGAACGAGGCTATACAAGCTACCGTACAACGCCACGGTTCAGCTTGTCCTCCAAGATACCGGTGTCATATCACCAGAGAACCATCCGTTGCATCTTCACGGTTTTAACTTTTTCCAAATTGGTCGTGGATTAGGTAACTTCAACTCCACGAAAGACCCAAATAACTTCAACTTGGTCGATCCAGTTGAAAGGAACACAATAGGAGTTCCATCTGGTGGATGGGTCGCCATCAGATTCAGAGCGGATAATCCCGGTATGGACACTAAATTaacgttaaaaaaaatcaaataatagtAGTTTAGTGATTAATTATCGCCATGTAGATTTAGGTCATATAGATCAATTTCTACTAGACACATCATCTCTTTGTCCTTTCCGGAATTCACATAATTAGCAGCTACACAAGCTGTAGCAATTGATTTATGACTAGACTTGCAATGTCCATGCCCCtaataaaacaaatgaaatctTATGATAGTAAGTCAAAtactattatattaaaattggTGGATTGATATGTTGTAAAATATAGGGGTTTGGTTCATGCATTGTCACTTGGAGGTACACACGACGTGGGGATTAAAGATGGCTTTCTTGGTGGAGAACGGCAAAGGACCTAATCAGTCGATTTTGCCACCGCCTAAGGATCTTCCCAAGTGTTAAGTCCTTCAACTAAACAAGGCGACATATCAACATCACGCCACGTCCAAGAAGACCAGTGAGTGGTGAATTAATGCGTGGATTTggttaaccaatttttttttttttttgagcaaagcAAAAGGTTCGATATTTTTTGCTCATAAATAAAGGATGAAGAAAAAGAGCaatgtattataattatttttttaaaatcattctaTTAAAATTccatttatgttttattattgtCTCCAACATAACTCTTAATATCTTATATGGcccatgatttttattttactcttCTGGTCCAACAACTTTATTGTGATCACATTCACTTATTTAGATTCcttggtttaaaaaatatatcagttTCAAAGTTTTATGTTCTCACTACTCCAGAGTTTTTCCAACCATACAAACTTAACCGGTTTGCAACTTAGAAGCTAATGTTACCCTGCCTCAGTTTCGTCTTATAAAACTGTTTTGAAATTCTTTCCATTTTTATGCAACATTTTAGATTTACAATAGCTAGTCGCTTCATCACTAGTATTATACGTTGGTATTGGTCAAAGAGGTTTAACAAGCAAATgtagaataattaaaaacattttttaatttctgtgaATTCATCCAAAACATAGTAAAACGAAACATACAGAGTATATGACAGTAATGCATTGAGAACCTCGCAACAGTTTTATTGGACATGAAGAATTTAATCGAGTTTAAcgttatataaaattaattacagGTCGATGTACAACGTACTATAGCCAAATAAAAAGTGTCGTACTCTTTGTATATTTTATCACTCTACCATCTAAGAAATACTTTATTACATAGGTATCCCATAGCCATGTGGGGTTAGGACTGTGTCAAGACTCAAGAGCATGATAATACGAGGATTAACGATAAAATGATTGGTTAAGGGGTGCACTagttaaattaaagaaaaacaaaaactatatggTTATCTAAATTGGCCTCTTGAAACACATTAGCTTTTGACCTTGACCTTGAGCCGCCCTCTTTGGAGAAAAgagatgatatttttttttccttttctttctcaaacCGACGTTTTATCATCTCAATTATTCGGTTTATTTcttaactattattttttccGATTGTGCTACCATGAAACTGGAGTTAGGTTAGGTAGCTAGCTTTcctttccctttttctttttatatcttGGTTTGTCTTTCGGATTTCTAACTTTTTAAACTCCTTATAAGAGAGGCAAGCGTATAATTAATAACCCATCTTATTTGTGATTTAAGTTTTAGCGGCGTAATCAGCATCAGTTAATCAAATTAAAGAGACCATGTGATTCAATAGATGACAACACTTCCTAACAATTCTGATCAGTTAAATTGTACGTTTAAGATATATTAttagaaatgaaaaaaagttcaaaatatcAACTTTTGCTGCCAGATCTAGCTCAAAAGTCCtctcataaattaaaaaaaaaatagaataatccAAATGAGAATGTTAAAGTtgctaaataaatatatttacccCATTCACATCACTTGGTTAGCGGCTGTGTGcaatgttttgtaaattaggTACATCGAATACATATGAACTTctacaaaattattaataatcaGTAATTTTCTAGGGCAATGTCAGAGAGAcatgatatatacatattttctaaATCGAAATTAAATcgtatttatttatctatactATATCGCTAAAAATTACTTACGGCTGGAAGATTGAAATAATTGTCTGCACTTTGATACAATGTTAAAATAATCAGACTTATTGgagtaattaatttaataacctAAATACAGTATGTAATTCTTGGTATTTTGTCATGCAAAATTAAGTAACatatttataagttataacaaaaCGACGTAAAACTATAGAAGTACATTCTTTAAACagtaaaagaaaccaaaactccTTTGAGCGTCGATATAAATTCAGAATGTTTCTAATGTCCTTTCAgagttatataaaattatctataacaaataagtaaaaactaataaatgatTAAACTACAAAAATTTCGTTGACTAAAAGACACTATCAGAATCATGTTATTTGCTTCGCTCCCCAGAATCACATACTTGGAACGTAAAATATGGGTTCCaacttagaaaaatagaaagtatatataaatataaataattaggaaaaattaataaaaagaaacaaatgattTGTGCAAAGCCACTAATGTACAAAGCGTGTGGAGCGCATTATGAGTAGCAGCCCTACAGGCACGCTCGCACTCTTTTGCTGTCGCTCCGGTGGGTCAAACTGTGTGCCAGTGCTCCCTATTTACTCCCAACTTCGTGTCGTTTCTTTGTTGCCCCTGTCATTTATTTAATCCTAATACTTTATAATATGAGAACATACCTCAATTGTTTTGCTGTCACAAATAGAACCCACTTTTTGAATAGTGGTGTATGACcgtacaaaaaaaattatttacatatactttaatgagatatgacaaaaaaaaactgatattataatttttttcaaccatttaaaataagttttgtaagAAAAGTATTTCTATACCAACTTATTAGATTATTAAAGTACTAATTTGTATTACTCTTTAAATAACACTCGTATTGTATTAAACCTTTTTAAGTTTAGTTTAAATACACATGTTTGGTTTTCCATCtatttaatatgtatattgaaaAACATGAGATTATGGATGAGTTGACGTTGGTAATTATAGAAATTGGGTTAAATTGACAAAAGCTTATCAAGCCAAATTTCAATCTGATAAATGGAACCCATTTTTGTGTTtcggtcatatatatatatatatatatatatatattagagattTCAAAATAGAGAAATATCTTTGGctaccaaagaaacaaaatagtaATCAAAATAGTTTGAATTTTCATGcatatgatatattatttttttcttggttttataaGATCTAGTAATAAGCAACAGAGTAAAATATCATTGTAATGTAAGTACTACATCGGTAGTGGTGGCAAGAAGATAACTGTAGGCTTTGTAGCTAAACcattaattaagaaaagttaTTGTAACACcaaaacatagagaaaagaaacCTAAAAAGGTCCGAGATCTGtattaaagatttaaaaaaataaacgaaattATTATGTACACTTACCTGCATCTCTATGactattaataacaaaataaattgttgAGGGGGAAAAAAGTATCCTCATTCGGAAATAGGAGATGCTTTCCCTTTGCGGAAACTCCAcgataataatattcataacaAAACCAGTCATTGTCTTGCACCACTCcaatctttttaaaaacgtCTTTACTGAATATATTTATTAACCTATTCATTatttaagagaaaaataatCGTGTGTTGGGTGTGAGTGGTGGACAAACAACTCTGACATTTCATTTAAACAACTCTTGATATTTAAAGAATTGTAGTTGCAGAGAACATCATATTTTATactattgttttaatttaattattgatatttcatttataaacaTCTGGCACTTCTTATTAAAATTCGATTTATTGTGAAGACTCTTTGCTACTTAACGTTCGTCCATTGAATTAGTTTTGCATGGAGTGGTCATTTgaatttttgtcaacaatttgtAATTTGCGGATTGAAACTTTGATGATAATTTAGGCGGTGATGCATTACTATTTATCATGTTCATACATTAATACGAAGCTGGACCCAATTCACcctgcttttttaaaaaaatgtagtcGCAGTCTATAGATATATTACTATGTTCATACTTTAATGAATCTGGATCCAATATCGCCGTACTTACAAAAAGATTTGAAATCTAATTGTCGTAACACCTGTTGATTATATGTACATGTTAAGTCATTCTTCCATTTAATTTATGGATTcactaaattatataaaatttgcaTGACTAAAAAACGATTGCTCATACATGTCTCATTAATATCTTAGTTGATCTATTTGTTGGTCTTTGTGGTTCATGTGTTTGGCATTAGggtgtttttaaaaatagccGTAGTTTAGACATTTTGCTCACCCTATTAATCGATGTCAACAATCGATTTTGTTGAGGCCATCCACTTGTCTAAAGTAATTAACTTACTTATCGCACGTTCGAGAATAAAGCCTATAATTTggtagaaaatattttttaataaagtatACTTTCGTTTTGAAatcttttgaataaaaatatgatattgagacgaaatattttattatttataaaagactaaggatttcatgttttttttttggggagaGATTTTAGCATTTTTCAAATACTTTAGTGGGGTTTATTATTTGCATAAGATATAGTCTTCGAAATACATAAACACAATGTCTTAGAAATattcaactattttcttttgctATGCAAAACTGTTGCCATCCTGATTTTGTTGAGAGCACCCTAAACCTATCTATTAGGAGTTGTTGTTATGATATGTTATTAAATTACATTTACTTTGTAGTTTAACCCTcagttttattgttgttgtttttgtcaacaagaATAATACTTTTAACTGGATAATTTTTGAACTGAAAACCAATCGTCTAATAATCAAGTCTGTAGTATAACAGGTTTTTAATTAGCCGCCCAAACTATATACAATTTCAAACATAGGACACACAAAGGAAGAGTCGAGCTTCGTCTCAAATTAGATCAACACAGTGAATCCGCAACTGcggtatattaatatataataataatagaaactCTTAACATTTTCAAGAATTATTGTGTCTGCTATGGCGTGATCACTTAAGCTACCTAACccatttataaataaatcatgactgttttgtttgttttaagaaattgaTTAGTGTAATGTAAACTAAAATTAAGTGTGGTCCCGCGATATGGGACTATGTTTGAGTAACAGTTGAGGGTTCAACTAGCTTTCAGTAATGTATGTTAGATTTACGTTTTTTGTATGATCGCCCATCCTAAGTGTTTAGAatgtattaatattataaactatattcacacccacacacacacatatatatatatataattatattaaaacatagtATATATTATCTCAAATTCTTGTGAAATTAGTATCTCACAAATTTTTTAAGACTGAACTgtacttttttaaaatgatCTTATTGTAAATTGggagtattcttttttttttcagcaaaaatgAGTTATATTGATGATTCAAAGTAATAGTTACATAAATGTTCTCATAGCCGAGAGGGAGGTGTAAAACATCCAGAATAGAAAATACTAGAAGTACAACCAAACTTTGCTAAGTTATGAGCAATATGATTACATGTTCTTAGAGCAAAAGTAAATTGGCAAGATTTAAAGCATGAACACCAGTGTTTTATATCATGAATGATACCACAAATAGCCATGTCAGTAATTTGATCGTTGAGGATTTTAAATAGAGTCTCATTATCTCCTTCAAAAACGACATTGGTCAGTCCTCTAATCCAGGATTGTTGTAGCGCTACCAGTAAAGCTTTAGCTTCCGCTTCAAGAGGTGAAGAAGCATGACTTAGAATCGAGGCTCCCCAACCTTGAGAAGTACCATTATGGTCTTGAAGGATCCAACATCTTTTTGCATGATTTGTGAGATGATCAAAAGCTGCATCATAGTTGCATTTTGTGTAGGGAGGTAAAGGTCTTCGCCATGTTTTCTTCTGCTGTTCTCGTGTTGTAGAATTTATCGAGGAGGGTGCATTGAGGACACGATTCCAATCACGGATATCCGAACGTGCCCGAAGAACAATTTGTCTAGGACTTTCTTGTAATCCCTCAAAAATGAAAGCATTTCTGCTTTTCCAAATGTGCCAAAGTAACCAGAAGGGGTGATTTGCCTCAGCTCTTGGAGTGTCATTGTCATTAAAATACTCAAACAAGGCTTCAATGAAAGATCCAGAGTTTGAATAATTGTTAAGACAAAGATTAGTCGGTAAACTAGATAAAAGCCATATAGATTCAGCAAAAGGGCATAAAAACAGAATGTGTTCAATTGACTCATCCGCCTGAATTCATCTAGGACATATTGGATCGAGGTTCATTCCGCGCGTTCCAAGTTATGTAAGAGTTGGCAATGATTTGGATAGAATTTgccaaagaaaatgttttagCTTTGGAAGAATGattaatttccaaatttttttgctTAAGATGGACTGAGCCATGAGGAATAGGAGGTAGATCAGGTGGTTGATTTGGATTGTGTCTCATTAACCATTATCCCGAGCGAACTGTGTATTCTCCTGTTCTATTGTAGTGCCAGATTATTTTGTCCGGAAGTGTCGACCTCGGCAGATAAGTGTTAATGATCTGATCTTGATCGTCCGCGATAATGTTGTTCCTGATCTTTGTATCATCCCAGTGACGGTAACCACCATATGTGCAGATTAAGTCTCCGATATGTGAAATTGTTTCTGTGCTGGAGTTTGTAACCGGTATGGGCGGATGATCTGCGATTACGTTATCTTGGTTTACAGGAATGCTTAGACCATCACCTACTATATACATGTAGCCTAATTTGATGAGTTTGAATCTTTCTAATATCGATGCCCAACCATATGACTGATTAGCTTTTTGTTTTGCGTCTAGTATGCAATCATCTCGACAATatctacttttaaaaactcttgcAAAAGTGAGTTAGGATGTTGTATAAGACGCCAGGCTTGTTTGGCAATTAAAGCGTTGTTGAAATTCTATGCCTCCTTCTTTTTTTGAGTATTGTAAATGTTTCCAAGATATCCAAGAAATACCTCTATCATGGTTGgttttttcccaccaaaattttTGTAGAATACTTTCAATTTTAGAGAGTACTCCCAAGGGAATTTTAAAACAAGACATTGAAAAGACCGGCAGACTTAATAAATTGGGAGTATTCTTATGGTCATAATAAACCTTAATTAGTACCATTATCTGGAATTTTTGATATTGTTAGGATATCATCATGATTAATTTCCTacgttaattaattaagtttcgATGTCTGGCTAAACTCCATTATTATGATGACCTTGTTAACTTAAGACACACAATATGATCACTAAACATTCACTACTACTAATCTATTGAATTACTTCCTTGATGTTAAAATTTGTGTTGTGGTTATTAAACCAAGAAGTTAAGCAAGGAATCATCATTGTGTATTAAAATAGCCTTTGGCAGTTCTTTAAGGTTGGTGTAGCAAATAGTACACCCTAAAAACATTATTGCCATTTCTTGTGCAATTTATTTTGTCAACCAAATGATTTTATACCAAAGCCACATTAATCTTCTCATTATACAACCAtcatatacattttgttatggCTAAAATAGATGCACtcgtaaaaatatattttgttcacTCTCGACAAATAGTTTGTGGTAGAATATTATGcccactttttttgtttgcttcctaGCATGCTAGTTTAAAACCACATACTCTAATGTGTTTTGTTATGGAAATTATAGACCAAAATTAGAATATTAATACGGTTTTGTTGTCACCAAATCATTTACcttataaaaagagaaagcatctccatattcatatatacaatatagatacaaacaaaacaactcaTGTGCCCAAAAGGTTAAATGTCAACACCAAAGAGAAATCACATAAGTACCCCTTGTCACCGACCTTAAATCTTGTTA
The sequence above is drawn from the Camelina sativa cultivar DH55 chromosome 4, Cs, whole genome shotgun sequence genome and encodes:
- the LOC104782241 gene encoding laccase-4 isoform X2, whose translation is MGSHMVWFLFLVAFFSVFPAPSESMVRHYKFNVVMKNTTRLCSSKPIVTVNGRYPGPTIYAREDDTLLIKVVNHVKYNVSIHWHGVRQIRTGWADGPAYITQCPIQPGQVYTYNYTLTGQRGTLWWHAHILWLRATVNGAIVILPKRGVPYPFPKPDHEKVIVLGEWWKSDTEDIINEALKSGLAPNVSDAHMINGHPGPVKNCPSQGYKLPVENGKTYLLRLINAALNEELFFKVAGHLFTVVEVDAVYVKPFKIDTVLIAPGQTTNVLLTASKSAGKYLVTASPFMDAPIAVDNVTATATVHYSGTLSSSPTVRTLPPPQNATSIANNFTNSLRSLNSKKYPALVPTTIDHHLLFTVGLGLNACPTCKAGNGSRVVASINNVTFVMPKTALLSAHYFNKSGVFTTDFPKNPPHVFNYSGGSVTNMATETGTRLYKLPYNATVQLVLQDTGVISPENHPLHLHGFNFFQIGRGLGNFNSTKDPNNFNLVDPVERNTIGVPSGGWVAIRFRADNPGVWFMHCHLEVHTTWGLKMAFLVENGKGPNQSILPPPKDLPKC
- the LOC104782241 gene encoding laccase-4 isoform X1 is translated as MGSHMVWFLFLVAFFSVFPAPSESMVRHYKFNVVMKNTTRLCSSKPIVTVNGRYPGPTIYAREDDTLLIKVVNHVKYNVSIHWHGVRQIRTGWADGPAYITQCPIQPGQVYTYNYTLTGQRGTLWWHAHILWLRATVNGAIVILPKRGVPYPFPKPDHEKVIVLGEWWKSDTEDIINEALKSGLAPNVSDAHMINGHPGPVKNCPSQGYKLPVENGKTYLLRLINAALNEELFFKVAGHLFTVVEVDAVYVKPFKIDTVLIAPGQTTNVLLTASKSAGKYLVTASPFMDAPIAVDNVTATATVHYSGTLSSSPTVRTLPPPQNATSIANNFTNSLRSLNSKKYPALVPTTIDHHLLFTVGLGLNACPTCKAGNGSRVVASINNVTFVMPKTALLSAHYFNKSGVFTTDFPKNPPHVFNYSGGSVTNMATETGTRLYKLPYNATVQLVLQDTGVISPENHPLHLHGFNFFQIGRGLGNFNSTKDPNNFNLVDPVERNTIGVPSGGWVAIRFRADNPGVWFMHCHLEVHTTWGLKMAFLVENGKGPNQSILPPPKDLPKC
- the LOC104782241 gene encoding laccase-4 isoform X3, with amino-acid sequence MGSHMVWFLFLVAFFSVFPAPSESMVRHYKFNVVMKNTTRLCSSKPIVTVNGRYPGPTIYAREDDTLLIKVVNHVKYNVSIHWHGVRQIRTGWADGPAYITQCPIQPGQVYTYNYTLTGQRGTLWWHAHILWLRATVNGAIVILPKRGVPYPFPKPDHEKVIVLGEWWKSDTEDIINEALKSGLAPNVSDAHMINGHPGPVKNCPSQGYKLPVENGKTYLLRLINAALNEELFFKVAGHLFTVVEVDAVYVKPFKIDTVLIAPGQTTNVLLTASKSAGKYLVTASPFMDAPIAVDNVTATATVHYSGTLSSSPTVRTLPPPQNATSIANNFTNSLRSLNSKKYPALVPTTIDHHLLFTVGLGLNACPTCKAGNGSRVVASINNVTFVMPKTALLSAHYFNKSGVFTTDFPKNPPHVFNYSGGSVTNMATETGTRLYKLPYNATVQLVLQDTGVISPENHPLHLHGFNFFQIGRGLGNFNSTKDPNNFNLVDPVERNTIGVPSGGWVAIRFRADNPGVWFMHCHLEVHTTWGLKMAFLVENGKGPNQSILPPPKDLPKC
- the LOC104782241 gene encoding laccase-4 isoform X5 produces the protein MGSHMVWFLFLVAFFSVFPAPSESMVRHYKFNVVMKNTTRLCSSKPIVTVNGRYPGPTIYAREDDTLLIKVVNHVKYNVSIHWHGVRQIRTGWADGPAYITQCPIQPGQVYTYNYTLTGQRGTLWWHAHILWLRATVNGAIVILPKRGVPYPFPKPDHEKVIVLGEWWKSDTEDIINEALKSGLAPNVSDAHMINGHPGPVKSCPSQGYKLSVENGKTYLLRLINAALNEELFFKVAGHLFTVVEVDAVYVKPFKIDTVLIAPGQTTNVLLTASKSAGKYLVTASPFMDAPIAVDNVTATATVHYSGTLSSSPTVRTLPPPQNATSIANNFTNSLRSLNSKKYPALVPTTIDHHLLFTVGLGLNACPTCKAGNGSRVVASINNVTFVMPKTALLSAHYFNKSGVFTTDFPKNPPHVFNYSGGSVTNMATETGTRLYKLPYNATVQLVLQDTGVISPENHPLHLHGFNFFQIGRGLGNFNSTKDPNNFNLVDPVERNTIGVPSGGWVAIRFRADNPGVWFMHCHLEVHTTWGLKMAFLVENGKGPNQSILPPPKDLPKC
- the LOC104782241 gene encoding laccase-4 isoform X4, with the protein product MGSHMVWFLFLVAFFSVFPAPSESMVRHYKFNVVMKNTTRLCSSKPIVTVNGRYPGPTIYAREDDTLLIKVVNHVKYNVSIHWHGVRQIRTGWADGPAYITQCPIQPGQVYTYNYTLTGQRGTLWWHAHILWLRATVNGAIVILPKRGVPYPFPKPDHEKVIVLGEWWKSDTEDIINEALKSGLAPNVSDAHMINGHPGPVKNCPSQGYKLSVENGKTYLLRLINAALNEELFFKVAGHLFTVVEVDAVYVKPFKIDTVLIAPGQTTNVLLTASKSAGKYLVTASPFMDAPIAVDNVTATATVHYSGTLSSSPTVRTLPPPQNATSIANNFTNSLRSLNSKKYPALVPTTIDHHLLFTVGLGLNACPTCKAGNGSRVVASINNVTFVMPKTALLSAHYFNKSGVFTTDFPKNPPHVFNYSGGSVTNMATETGTRLYKLPYNATVQLVLQDTGVISPENHPLHLHGFNFFQIGRGLGNFNSTKDPNNFNLVDPVERNTIGVPSGGWVAIRFRADNPGVWFMHCHLEVHTTWGLKMAFLVENGKGPNQSILPPPKDLPKC